AGAAAGTTTGAGAGAAAAAAGCTGGGAAACCTTCCGGCCCCAGTGCTTTATCCCCTTCCATACTAAAAACTACATTTCTAACCTCCTCAACTTGAATTGGTTTCATCAGTGCCTGATTCTGCGTAGCTGTTATCAACTTCGGGATAACATTCAGTCCTTCTTGCTGCTGCTCCAAATTGGATTCATTATCCTTGGATAataaagatagaaagaaatccaCCTCCTCTTTATTGATATCTTCCACTTTATCTAAAACAACATTCTCACTATTGAGAATGGTCGTGATTTTGTTCCTGGATCTTTTTGCTTTAACCGAGTTGtgaaatttatttgtatttttgtccccttccttAAGCCAGCActctctcaatttttaattccaatAAATCTCCTCTTGAGCTAACACTTCGCTATATTGTCCTTTAAGTTCTTGTTCCTACCAAAATTTCTCTGATGTCATCCCTTTTTGAATTATATCTTCTTGCAAGCTTGCTAATCTATCTTCCAAATCCCTTTTGTTAGCAAAAATGTTACCAAACTTCACCTGATTCCATTCTTTAATTTTTGACTTAATGAACTGTAGCTTCTTAACAAAAACAAAGGCCTTAGTTCCACACACCTCTGGAGCCCCTAACCACCAACCATTGATTAACTCCCTCAGACTTTGATCCCtcaaccacattttttcaaatttaaaggggTATCTGATGGGGGGACCATCAAAGGTTATAGATAGCTCCATAGGTAAGTGGTCAGAGGCAATCATTGGATGGACATTTGAGGCAAAGAGGAGATTGCTTTTCACCCAAGGCCCACCTAGGAAAAATCAGTCCAGCTTCTCTGAAACATGTTGTCCTGAGATCCTTTGATTTGACCATGTATACTGGCCTTCCTTGGACTTGATTTCCCTGAGACCATTTTCTgtcacaaaattttgaaaatgtgcTAGGTTCGCAGGAATTTCACCCTTGCCCCCCAGTTTATCACTCAGTTCCAAAATAGCATTGAAGTCATCCTCGATGATCAGAAGATCCCCCTCCAGATCCCAAATGAGGGAGGACTGGGTTCTCCAAAAAAAAATTTGCAGCGTAGATTTTGACGGTCCATAAACATTGATTATTGTGAAGTCAACATTTAGAGGATAAGAGTGGAACTTACATACCTGCCACATATTGGAGACCATAACTTCCTCCACCTTTTGAATATTTGAATTCCAAAGGATACCCAGCCCTCCCGATGTGCCCTCCGAATCCACAAAGACCCCCGACCACTGCTTCCAAGTTCCCATAAGAGTCTTTGCTTCCACTTTATCCATCTTTGTTTCTTGTAAAAGAACTACATCTGGCCGTAATTGATCCAACCCTCGTTTGATCAATCGACATTTATCAAGGGCATTACAGCCCTTGACATTCCAGGTTATGATTTTCATTATCCTTCAGGAAGGGTGACCCCCTTCCCTACTGTCAATTTACATTGGCCTTTTGCACTACCAGCCATTGCAATCTTGAATTGGTTTGACTTTCTGCCTCTCAATCTCTTTTCTCCTATTCATACCTTGGTACATGACAGTTCTGATTGCTCTATAGTTCTTATCTCCATAATCTCTTCCTCATCCATCCAACCCCATTAATCATCCTCCTTAATTCCATCTGGCTCTCTATTATTTTTGTCTTCCTCTTTATCCGATCTCGAGCCAATTTCCTTCTTCGAAAGCTGAATCAGCTGCACATTGATTCCTACTTCCACAAGAGGGGAGGCCCTGGAGTTAACCTCATCCAGAATATTTATTGCTCTCTTGACTCTTGTAATCGCTTCTTCCACCTAGCCTGCTTCCTCCCTATTTTTATCGATAATAGCATCTCCTGATACATTCTCTTCCGCTTCTAGGTCAGTGATGATGGGAGCCTTCGAAGCCTCCCCCTGCCCTACAAGGTTCTGCATGGCTTGGTTCTCATCCTCATTGGATCTCATCTCCTTGCATGAGTTATCCTTTCTTGCAAAGAAGGTCACCTCATCTTCTATCATTGTCTCCACCGCTTTCCCTTTAGGGCCTATTAGGCATGTGTCCTCTGAATGTCCTTCTCTTTTACAATGTTGGCATATTTCGTTAGACTCTTCCATTTCTATTTTTTGGAGCCACTGTCCTATGTTTGTGATGATCTCCACTTGTTCTAGAAGTGGGAAGTGTGGTTTCCATCCAATACATATTCTTGCATACATGCTAAAGTCTTTGGACTCAATCACCTCATCCACTCTGATGAAGAAACCCAATTTGTTACCTAAAGTTTGAAAGAACTCCTCATTCCAGTATTCTTTGGGTAGATTATATAGTCTAAGCCAGACAAGTACCATTTCAATCGGAGCTAGTACTGGATTGAAATTAGGCTCCCAATCCCTAATGTACAATCCCCTTCCGCCCATGAAAAAAGGGCCATTATTTAAGATTTCCTGCTTATCCTTATTATCATCTGTTATTACCAAGAAAAACCCATTTGGAAgggttttgagtttgattttccaTTTCTAGGTTTCAGTGCACCAGCTCTTCATCTTTCCCACCACTAGCCATTCCTCAAAACATTTAACAAATAGTCCCCTCTCCTGGAAAAAGGGTACCAAGTCATTCCAGCTTTTGTTATCTATTatcattgatattttctttgttCGCCTACTTTCTTTTCAATCTGGGGACTTCCTCTTCTTCTGTGCACTCCTTTTTGGATGCCATTCTTTCTCTTGACAGTGCTGCCATATTTTTTTCGGTCCATACTCTATTCTGCCTTGCCCTTTGTTTCTGATTCCCTCATTTCTTGAATATTTAGGGTTTCTGTTTGCAACTCCCTCCCCCTAGTGCGCATGAGAAtgaaaaaacctatcctaatcCTCCCAAGCCTCTTTTGGGTTTTTCCAAGGTTGCTTTTCAGATTGAGACTGTGTAAATTTCTGTAGTGGTCCCTGATCTGCAAATCTTCGATCCTGGAAACCATCTTCCTGAGATCGAAACCCTTGGTaaccctaaaaattttgaaactcCCTCAGTCGAAGCCCTAGTCTCCTCCTCCTTCGCTccatttttcaatttaattaattaataagagTATTATTATTTGTGATATACCTATTGTAAGCAAATTTAATATGTGCTAAAGTAATTATTTTCTGGATGACAAAACCTTATTACTCAAAGATGTGCTAAGTCCCATCAAGGAATCTACAAATATACTACCTATGAAATTTTATAATGTATACTTACTCTACATCATTTATAGATTGGATTACTAAATAACCTTAATGCaaaacatatttcattatttaaggATTTCCAATTCAGTAAAAATAAAGTAAATTATTTCATAATAATAGTGATATAGATGATGTTAGTGATTAAAAAACAATACTCTGATAATATAGGTCTTTATATAGAATCAAgaagaaaaaatattaattttattttgtttgtctTCTAAATTTTgtaattgtagacacataaaaatgacttctaaattaaataaatatttaatatttaattaattcactaacaattcttttgttaaataaattaatatttaattaattcaccccttcctctattaattaattaaattatttgatttatttaatttaaatcatttagccgaattctagcttttaattaactaaatcatttttatttaattaaatttcctttttcaaatttaattaaaatcgctctcccatttaaataaatcaatatttatttaaatcatcactaagatcttagttgcattccatttagagcTTAGAATCAtacatttaaatctcattctctaggttgtcatcttgaggatcaagtgctcttccaagtgagggccaccttgaatcttagagatctttagagatagaggagcatggaacgattttcAAGAGTTTAGATTTATTcaacttgttttgtttttattcctaactctaatgcaatgtttcatgtgtgtgtttgaagtgttcttctctattgcaggttgataccacatttttggcatacattatcatatcgaatctcgacatcaatttcatatcagtctcatatcgacaccagcttcatattgacttttcatatcaaatcaattcttcatatctggggcatcatattgaatCTCGATATTAATTTCATATCAGTCTGATATCGACATCAGTCTcaaatcaacttttcatatcaaatcaattcttcatatctggggcatcatatcgacaattttgatgacaacattatcatatcgaatctccatatcagtctcatattAGCTTCATATCGACAAAATCACATCAGCACTTCATATCAAAATCAACTTTTCATATCCAGAGAATCACATCGACAACTTTggcacacaacatcatatcgataaaATGTTGACAACATATCAagcgattttctttgaatcaacatgtggtcacatgttaactcaaagaggggcaaaatgtagacacctaaaagttgcagaACAAATTAAGTgaactttattcatttaattatccctatttcttccaattaattaaattaagactTAATTAGTATCCCTATTTCTCTAAATTAGCCTATTAGATTTGATTAATATCCTTCTTCTATCCTAGCCATTTAATTGAAATCTccctcatagccatttaattaaaatcccccctctagccattttaattataattacatttaattaaaaccccttttgcatttaaatatatctaaatttattttttaaatccccccacttgaaaatcctacaaatgcaagttgcaaccaacaattgaaataagtcaatttttttttaattaaatcctattttccctcatccacttgcattttcctacatctcccacttgcctcctaaacctcttctagagccttctatattcttctaaacccttttaattaacctaatcaactcctaatcatgtcctttccctaaatttgaggaggtcacttctcaaatttggaagaaagtcttctaaatgcatttaagactttatttccttcaacaagctaactttttgagttccccaaatttggaatgactcttacaaatttgtccccaaagtgttcctaaccattaatggttaattcaacctcccctcatggttagaggctttctctCTAAATTAACCCTCAGCTAACCCAAAGGTCtgatcaagcactcatggctttgaccctagttatcctattaacccttgcacaagagtttaccccttgggtaaaggctttatccattggttatccactaacccaaCCTCAAccttgttggcattacagtaagaaagattgttgatattcaataaggatattgagaaggttgttgaagattattgatataactaaagaaggatgataactatctttataacattattttgtcattgatgtcaagaaattaattatctgattcaatatgatgttgccatatcttgagaagattgattagaagagaattaagatgttggtaaaagacacataaagaatgtgatgaataaagggaggaataagttattcaatgggcaactattaccgagttagacaatgatgagatcatgatgtttagattgttttgatatcctacatatgttgttgattgtaaggttaatactatactatgcaactgagcaaggaacctagtcggtaaaccctaaggaacctagttggtaaaccctaaggttatcgatatcggttaatgaaggcaaaatgtctaccgagtaaagtttagtagttaccgagttgcaaccgagttatgatagtgcacatgggatggataaaagcattatttaatgaataataatgattagctggagatgtataaatgattggtatgttgtgtatgaagtttgttaaggatctatggcaaaggaaaattggcaggaagatctactgcgcagattgaaccacaataaccatatgcaagtcccgaggtaaggtaaaacattttcagattgaaaggatacattaaacctagtcaagtttcaagatctgatggctaagattgatcatgggaaatgtgatcaaggagatttagtggttagcaattgtttataaataaggaattgttgataaacaatgtatgcgggcaagtgtatacatagggatgctacatagtgattaccgagcacagaagtttgaagacctatttgaataacagagtagagagcccaccagagggacaagataagtcctatgactagattgtttagaacaaataagaatctgctttagcattttagatgtgaagttgcagatagattttattactgttattttgtaagtgacaaaaaatctcttaaccgagtggacttaacagtcttatatgtaaaccatttagcaaggtaacattctaagtgagtgtttgaaatcctttaacaaggtcacttctaacaaagtgaagatcctaagagatctgagggaaatcccttaacgaggtcacatctagcaatgtgtttgtaatctataacaagattttcttttaaccgagcatactctaaaagagtatatttcttagtgagtccgaaatcccacagtggtttttccctatttgggtttccacattaaatctggtgttatgattatatgttcttaagtttgcatgtttaatagtttttggttaagttgttgaagtataagttaccgaggttgaatctgttgattttatggaagtttaagtttgtatgatttaaaccccccctctcatcttgttagctattggcatatgtactttacattaagtattagtactaacaattggtatcagagctaaggactctggaagaaaaagtttaaaggtacttgaggcaaagatctaaagatgtataaaagggatgcaccaaagctgaacaagtcaagtttctccacatggcagaaaaggatgaagctacatttatcaggaattggagaatatgcaacatattatctggagaatgattgcattgcactgagcaccaaccctatgaccttgtaAGAGattaaagcaaagcaagaacatattcaagctatgattgaaataacatcagcattgaccgactcagagtttaatgatgtagaaggctgcaatgatgcataagcaatgtggactaagctcacatttgtgtatggaggtgatgaacatgttcaaagagcaaaagtagatagtctaagaggacaacttgaatccttGAGGATGaacgaaggtgagaacataacccaatatagtacaagactaaaggagattgtcaatcaaattaaaggagcaggtggaactattaaagaaaaggatataacaagtaagttgttgagaacccttctaccagcttatgctattcgagtctctgcaatcaatgaattgagatctatGCCTAacatcacaaagaatagatcatgtgtataaatcagagatctctttaaaaatataagaaaatctaaaaaaatttgctaatttgctctcaatttttttttttaatgaaaaatcataaaaaaatcatggaaaatataaatgtgctccaaaaattttgaattttgcattGAGAGCTGTTAATACTATCctcaacctgcaaacaaaatttggTACAAAAATTCTCAGTCGTTTGTGAGATgaaatcaaatctctccaagatcttgattttgtgtccaaaacccttgctgcacaaggttattctccaaattgttttacaaaataacaatatagggttagaaaaacctacaaaaaagatAGATCTAACAAAATTCcatgtcccaccgagcatgccaaaatgtgtatgatgaaaatggataacaacaatattgaaaggccataaggaattcaaccacaaaaccctagcctaacaacaacaaagatccaccataacatatgaatattacctaagacaatgcaaataaaatgaaatcacaaagattataccatcacatgtccaatagggtttggatctccattcttcctatctccattgatcttgcttgatatatttgctcttagattttatgtgcacaagagctcaataaagaacggaaatttggttgcaagtaggatcgcatatgaaagttcaaaagtgtaaTGTAGTCGAGGCTGAATGCATAGTgggttagttagggtttgataatgaaggaaacatctccttatatagaagacactataagaaatggagggataagattgagaggtgtaaaagaggtcggctatgattagagggtaggtaaagaaaataataaaataataagagggtaggtagtgtatgaattaagagatgaatgacatgtgtcataggtagaaaaggttaatgaattaattaaataaataaagatttatttaattaatagaggaagtggtataattaaataaataaaatatttatttaatttaggaaaatggataatttaaataaataaatatttatttaaataagaaataaggctagaagaggataaatgaattaattaaataaataaagatttatttaattaatagaagaattaggctaaagataattaaataaataaagatacttatttaattagactagacaattttaggtgtctacattttgcctgtccttgagacaatgcagcttgtcgcgttgtttcaaagaagataatatgaactgatacaaagttgccccaagatgggaatgatatgcaccctcgagagattggatgaaaatgtctgaaaagatcatagacaatctctcgataagaaagaaaggctagaatggactaactagAGAGGATAGGGTGACAgagtcataggataaagaagactgacttgggaaacgagagCTAAGGcaatctataaaatagaccacgaggggcatacatcctcattgtcatccacacatccaagagattagagtgcagagagagaatagagaagcagcagtcaacagcgatggcattggtgcatagattcaatcgtgtttgtcgatttcagaggccagcagatgcagaagagccggtgagtaccacaaaacctccttgtactttgtcgcattaattattgtcattaatgcatcttaggtagtgcaataaatgcacttttaggtaatgtcaaaaaatgtcaaaaatgtgtaggcgcgcctacattggtgccaggcgcgtctatgctgggaaaagcgtcTGTGCCAGATGTGAGTGCATCTGCATTATGTAGGCGCATCTGTGAAATGTGGGCATGTCTATGCAggataggcgcgtctgtgtagaaCAGAGGCACGTTTATGtattttaggcgcgtctgtgcagagcaggtgcatttgtgcagtctataagcgcgtttatgtcatgaagtcACGTTTATGTCTtaaaggtcaaatcggcagttttgtgatgaacatacattgtcgattggataagctgctgagaggatacactcaagtagatcctctagggaagactaggatagtagatagggctaggattgacaattctatgatagaacatacgttaccaattaggaaactactcaagaggatacactcaagcagaggccctaagataggatagatcaaggtactttgtgatgaacagtgagtaccaagacatagtactttgtgatgaatagggagtaccaataggagcagcactttgtgatgaacaaggagtgcaaaaaaaacacatagtactttgtgatgaatagtgagtaccactaggataaatagcaacactttgtgatgaacaatgagtgtcactaggatagatagaaacactttgtgatgaatagtgagtgtcactaggatagatagcaacactttgtgatgaacagtgagtgtcactaggatagataacaacactttgtgatgaacagtgagtgtcacattcactgacatgattgatttgcttgactgcaagagtacttgcctatgctggagtcgtgggagagattcccatcgactcagaggttatgaccagagttgacattcgaggacaaggttgccattgaggttatgggtttgtgatatattctgtatgtgcctgagttttgggcaaacatggggttgctgactgcgctcaCTGAGAGAtagcactcagagacttgtacttttcatttgcctatgggtgagatgatagtcaccttagaggatgtatacaggatactgaggataccaatcaatggggagctgataccctacgatcgagatggagatagggaggcattgagacaaGTGTTCTGGGATCCGAGACTGGAGATGggggttggacatgtggcatgggacacgatgatagcgataggactggcactaccaacagtgctaggaggagtgatcagtgggttcctatgtccaaacAGGGTGACAcaggggttggttgtgggctgggggagcaccttggaaaCACTGGttacatagcataccagatatgcctgaggacagtgtgtgctagcacacttatactatgagcttcatcaatttgtttaccatggatctgtaggattgggctgtggagttacattattgcaggtttgggcatatgggCATTTGCCAGTCACACAGCCGACACATTTCAGAGGTcggggtcatggatgcagttttgttcatctatatgatatgattaccacACAGCCACGGATTGATAGCTTGGAGCATTGGTGTTGagtgatcgatgagattgacactatgatatggaggtcatATCGAGAG
The nucleotide sequence above comes from Cryptomeria japonica chromosome 11, Sugi_1.0, whole genome shotgun sequence. Encoded proteins:
- the LOC131860202 gene encoding uncharacterized protein LOC131860202 translates to MKIITWNVKGCNALDKCRLIKRGLDQLRPDVVLLQETKMDKVEAKTLMGTWKQWSGVFVDSEGTSGGLGILWNSNIQKVEEVMVSNMWQVCKFHSYPLNVDFTIINVYGPSKSTLQIFFWRTQSSLIWDLEGDLLIIEDDFNAILELSDKLGGKGEIPANLAHFQNFVTENGLREIKSKEGQYTWSNQRISGQHVSEKLD